Below is a genomic region from Desulfurobacterium indicum.
TTCCAACTTCCGCTGCCACTCTTTATCCGAATCCTCTTTTCCCTTTAGGTAACCCCTATTGAAAGCTTCCTCTTCAACCTTTTTTAAAAGCTGCCTGTATTTTTTTTCAAGCTCCTCCATCCGTGCAATATAGATTCTTTCTATCTCTTCAGGAGACATATTTCTTTTCTCTGTATCGGTCAACAGATGGGAGAAATCGTCCAAATTAAGCATTCTGTTTCTCTCCAAGCCATTCTCTTAAAAGTTCGGCTATAAGCTCAGGATGCTCTTTTGTTATCTCAAGAATCTTTATATAGTAAGGTTCTGATTTTATATCAAAGCTTTCTATCTCTTTTCTCTCTTTTTCCATCTTCTCTTCCGCTGATTGAACAGCCTCGCCGTAAGCCTTTACTACTGCTGACTGAACAGCAGGAATTGATTCAGGCTTCTGCTTTTTATGTCTGAGCAGGAAGAGCAAAATTCCAGCTAAAGCCAGGAAAGCAACTCCCCCTCCAATGGCTACTGGAATTATCGGAAAAGCCTCTCCGGTTACCACGTTCGCTTCCGGAGGAGGAACCTCAAAAGGAACGCTGACAACGGTAACCTTATCGCCCCTCTTCTCATCATAGCCTATCACACTTTTAACCAGATTTTCATAAGTCTTTAATTCCTCAGGTGTTCGTGGAATAAATTCTTCTTTCTCTTTACCGTTTTTACCTTTAACCTTTTTGTAACGACCATCTATAAGAACGCCAACACTTACCCGTTTAATAACAAATATGGGAGCAACCATTTTTTCAACAGTTTTTGAAACATCATAATTTGTAGTAACGTCTTTCTTCTCCTTGACTTTCTGCAAAGTCCCGTTTCCACCGTTGTTAATAACAGGTGGAACATTCGTTCCGCTTCCTGGCACACCGGAAGAATTTTTCTGAATACCTTTTTCGCTCTCCTGAATTTTCCTTTCGCTGACGACAGCCGTCATATCCGGATCGTAAATCTCTGATTGTTTTTCCATTTTGCCCGTCTCTATCTCAACGGTAGCACGGGCAACTACTCTATTAGAACCAAGAGCTTTTGAGAGGATTGATTCAACCTTTCTCTCTATCTCTTTCTCAAGAGCTCTCTTTATAGCCAGTTCTCTATTTGAATCGGTAGCGTTGTCATCTTCAAGCATATCTGAAAGAACACGTCCTCTGTTATCAACAACTGTTACATTTTGAGGCTTTAAACCGGGAACTGCGTGAGATACAAGAAAAACAATCGCCTTAACTTGCTCTTTTGTAAGATCTTTGCCAGGCCAGAGCCGTAAAATAACGGAAGCCTTCGGCTCTTCACTCTCTCTCACAAAAACTGACTCTTTCGGTAAAGCTATGTTAACCTTATCACTCCATACCGCATCTATCTGCTGAATCGTCTTCTCAAGCTCCCCTTCAAGAGCCCGCAAATATTCTATATGCTCTTGAAACTGAGTTATTCCAAGCTTAGGCTCATCAAATATCTCAAATCCAACTATCTTTCCGGAAGGAAGACCTTTAGCAGCAAGTTTAAGCCTGATATCGTAAACTTTATCCCTCGGCACAAGGATAATGCTCCCATTTCCCTCTACCTTATAAGGAATGTGCTCCTCCTGAAGAACCGTAAGAATGTTCCCGGCATCGTCAGGACTTAAATGTGTATACAAAACAGCATAATCGGTATTCGAAGCCATTTTAACAACTGCAATAGAAAGAAAAGAGATAAGCGCAAGGCTACCGATAAGGATAGCAAGACCTCTTATATTGGCATACTTTGAAACAAATTCCGAAAATCTATTTTTAATCTCTTCCGAATTCACCTATTTAACCCCGTTAAACCTGCATTCTCATAATCTCCTGATAGCTTTCAAGTGCTTTATTTTTTATTTCAACAAGTAGCCTCAAGGAGAGTTCGGATTTTGAAATAGTGTAGAGAAGTTCTTCAAAATTCTGTACGTTTCCATCCATTAATTTCTTCTCAGCTTCGGAAGCCGCATTCAAATCGCCGTTAACATCTTTGATGAAGTTTTCAAATATCTCTTCAAAACCATTCTTTTTACTATTCTTTTTATCAGACAAACCGGAAAGTATGTTGAAAGAAACATCGTTATTTACTTTCATTAACTATTCCCCCTATACTCTGAGGATTTCAAGACTTGAAGTCAACATATTTTTATGAGTATTAAAAGCCGTCAAATTTGCCTCATACGTTCTCATTGCAGAAATCATATCAACCATCTCTTTTACAGGATCAACATTCGGTAGCTTTACATATCCGGATTTATCAGCGAGAGGGTTGGAAGGATCATACTTCTCTCTGAAAGGTGAGTTATCATAAGCAATTTCTTTAACTCTTACCTCATCAAGGGGAACCTTACCATCCGATTTGAGGATAGCTTCAAAAACCGGGACTTTTCTCCTGTAAGGTTGTTTAGTCTCTGGATCCACAGAATTTGCATTTGCCAAGTTGCTTGAAGCAATATCCATACGAACTCTTTCTGCTTCCATTCCAGTTAAGGATATTTCAAGGCCTTTAAAGAGCACTTTTTATTACCTCCCTGTAATGCTTATTTTTAATTTTGTTAGTTCTGCATGTAAACTCTGAACCATTGTTTTATACATAATAGCAGTTTCTGCTAATTTTCCCAATTCCTCATCAACATTTACTCTGTTTTTATCATAACCAGCAATTTTGTTAAGCTCTACGATTTTAAACTCCGATTTTCTACACGATTGCGGTTCTATATGTTTTGGATCTGTCGTCTTTAGCCTCAACGTCTCGTTATTCATACACTTTTCAAATTTCAAATCTTTAGGCGTATATCCAGGCGTATCTGCATTTGCAATATTACTCTGTATAACTTTTGAACGCTCAAGATAATACGCCGCCGTTTCGGAAATAGCGTCTGTTTTTCCCCATAAATCACTCATTTTTCAACTTCCTATAAATGATTTGGTCTTCATAAATAATCTGTGCTATCCTGCTCATTGTATCCTTACACATCTTAACCTTTGGCAGTATAGCCTTTGCAAGGTCTATTTTATCAAGTCTTGAAAGAGATATAAGTTTTGCAGAAGCCAAAAAACAGTTATTACTTTTAGATTCTATGACATTTATTACTTTTAAACATCCACTATAATTATTAATTGCCAACAAATAGGAAATAGTTTTATAAATAGCTAATTTCAAAACTGGATCTTTATCATAAAATTTGGCAATCTTATCCTTACTTTTTTCTATTATCCAGAGAGCCCTCTGCGGGTTTTTCTGCTCTATACTTACCAGAACCTCATAAGCCTTAATTTCTATATCATCAGAAGGACACTTATTTTCTATTTCCCTTAAAATAGGCAGATACTTTTTAACAGGACGTCCAAGAAATACCAGATTTTTTATGTAAATTTTGTAGTATTTGCAGTTTTTGCGCTTCACTTTTTTAAGAATTTTTAAAGATTCTTTGAAATCCTTGCTGTCTGTCAAAGCCTCTGCAAGCATCAAAAGATCATTGTCATCTTTCCACCTGTCAGCAATATAGCGAATAAGCTCCAATCTCTTTTTTCTTTCATTACATTTTCCCAAAGCTTCCGCTATCTTTATAAGCGTATCCCTATCAAAAATAACTTTAAAAAAGTCTGGATTTGTCTTGTAAAGCTCACACATCCTTTCTGGAGAAAGCTTCAAAAGATACGGTTTCCACTCTCTTACAATAAATTCTTTTTGTTCATATTTAAGCTGTCTGGGAAAAACGAGAGAAATTTCCCACTCAAGCTGTTTAAAAAGATTATCACTATTAGTCTGCAAAACATACGCACCAAAATTTGCAAGAGCAAAAGTACCCAGATAAGTATCTCTCGAATGAATCAACGTCTCAAGAACAAATTTTAAAGGTTGCTTGAATGCTTTTATCTTTGTTTGCTGAAGTCTATATTTCAAAACAGGGTCTTTTTCCATTAAAGCTATTAACTTCAATTTGGCAATTGTTGCTTCAGCAGACTCGGGATAAGTCGTAACAAGGTTATAGTAAGTGGCAACTGCCAGTTTTTTATCACCTTTTTTTAATTCTGTATCTCCAAGTCTAAGCATGGCTTTTCTTATAACACTCTTATCCCGTGTAAAACTTATAATCCTTTTAAAAAGCTGTTCCGCAAGGCGGTAATCACCTTTTCTGTAAATATCCTCAGCAACAAGGTAGTAATATTCGGGATTCTCTATAAGGTAAGATTCGTTCTGTCTGTAAGTTTTGAAGAAATATTTGAAAGCTTCCCTGTATTTACCTTTGCTGAATAAAATTAAACCCTTAAGAAATTCAAGCTCTTTTTTATCCTCTTTTGACAGATTAGAAGTTGAAAGCAAAATGTAATACTCATCAACAATATCGGGACGTTTAAGGTAAACAGCAGATCTTAAAATTCCTATTACCGTTTTTATCTGCTGCCTCTCATTTTTTGCCTTT
It encodes:
- the flgC gene encoding flagellar basal body rod protein FlgC; translation: MLFKGLEISLTGMEAERVRMDIASSNLANANSVDPETKQPYRRKVPVFEAILKSDGKVPLDEVRVKEIAYDNSPFREKYDPSNPLADKSGYVKLPNVDPVKEMVDMISAMRTYEANLTAFNTHKNMLTSSLEILRV
- the fliF gene encoding flagellar basal-body MS-ring/collar protein FliF — translated: MNSEEIKNRFSEFVSKYANIRGLAILIGSLALISFLSIAVVKMASNTDYAVLYTHLSPDDAGNILTVLQEEHIPYKVEGNGSIILVPRDKVYDIRLKLAAKGLPSGKIVGFEIFDEPKLGITQFQEHIEYLRALEGELEKTIQQIDAVWSDKVNIALPKESVFVRESEEPKASVILRLWPGKDLTKEQVKAIVFLVSHAVPGLKPQNVTVVDNRGRVLSDMLEDDNATDSNRELAIKRALEKEIERKVESILSKALGSNRVVARATVEIETGKMEKQSEIYDPDMTAVVSERKIQESEKGIQKNSSGVPGSGTNVPPVINNGGNGTLQKVKEKKDVTTNYDVSKTVEKMVAPIFVIKRVSVGVLIDGRYKKVKGKNGKEKEEFIPRTPEELKTYENLVKSVIGYDEKRGDKVTVVSVPFEVPPPEANVVTGEAFPIIPVAIGGGVAFLALAGILLFLLRHKKQKPESIPAVQSAVVKAYGEAVQSAEEKMEKERKEIESFDIKSEPYYIKILEITKEHPELIAELLREWLGEKQNA
- the fliE gene encoding flagellar hook-basal body complex protein FliE, encoding MKVNNDVSFNILSGLSDKKNSKKNGFEEIFENFIKDVNGDLNAASEAEKKLMDGNVQNFEELLYTISKSELSLRLLVEIKNKALESYQEIMRMQV
- a CDS encoding tetratricopeptide repeat protein, with the translated sequence MKVITILLSLLLFCNGFAASNNATVEGKGDRLFVYKPEVWLKRGMYQYKIGSYNTALEYFLKILAKDKKKDDYYKKALFMLAKTYMKIGRKIGDKQYLWQALDLLQLYFNTVKNVGWDFYYTKAHIYENLGFYDKSLDIYRVAFLKAKNERQQIKTVIGILRSAVYLKRPDIVDEYYILLSTSNLSKEDKKELEFLKGLILFSKGKYREAFKYFFKTYRQNESYLIENPEYYYLVAEDIYRKGDYRLAEQLFKRIISFTRDKSVIRKAMLRLGDTELKKGDKKLAVATYYNLVTTYPESAEATIAKLKLIALMEKDPVLKYRLQQTKIKAFKQPLKFVLETLIHSRDTYLGTFALANFGAYVLQTNSDNLFKQLEWEISLVFPRQLKYEQKEFIVREWKPYLLKLSPERMCELYKTNPDFFKVIFDRDTLIKIAEALGKCNERKKRLELIRYIADRWKDDNDLLMLAEALTDSKDFKESLKILKKVKRKNCKYYKIYIKNLVFLGRPVKKYLPILREIENKCPSDDIEIKAYEVLVSIEQKNPQRALWIIEKSKDKIAKFYDKDPVLKLAIYKTISYLLAINNYSGCLKVINVIESKSNNCFLASAKLISLSRLDKIDLAKAILPKVKMCKDTMSRIAQIIYEDQIIYRKLKNE
- the flgB gene encoding flagellar basal body rod protein FlgB encodes the protein MSDLWGKTDAISETAAYYLERSKVIQSNIANADTPGYTPKDLKFEKCMNNETLRLKTTDPKHIEPQSCRKSEFKIVELNKIAGYDKNRVNVDEELGKLAETAIMYKTMVQSLHAELTKLKISITGR